The proteins below come from a single Burkholderia sp. PAMC 26561 genomic window:
- a CDS encoding branched-chain amino acid ABC transporter permease, protein MNVYLLQVVNGIGIGMLYFLLAVGLSIVFGLLRFVNFAHGAFYLLGAYFCYQAMQWSMSFWVALAVVPVVVGVLAWVVEKLILRHVYAQQHEFHILVTVGLALVLQELTIVIWGPIGDNVPVPDILNGVVIWGSFIYPKYRLFVIGFTAVLALLLWWLLEGTRLGSAVRAGSESTEMVALLGINVLRVFSLVFALGAGTAALAGVLAAPIRGVDPFMGIEALSVAFVVVVIGGMGNFLGALVGGLLVGIVQSVMSTLWPEGARLMIYVAMAAVLLLRPNGLLGRAT, encoded by the coding sequence ATGAACGTTTATCTGTTGCAGGTCGTGAACGGCATTGGCATCGGGATGCTGTACTTCCTGCTCGCAGTCGGATTGTCGATTGTCTTTGGCTTGCTGCGCTTCGTGAATTTCGCGCACGGCGCTTTCTATTTGCTGGGTGCGTACTTCTGCTACCAGGCCATGCAATGGTCGATGAGCTTCTGGGTCGCGCTCGCCGTGGTTCCAGTGGTGGTCGGCGTGCTTGCATGGGTGGTCGAGAAGCTGATCCTGCGGCACGTCTACGCGCAGCAGCACGAGTTCCATATCCTGGTGACCGTGGGCCTTGCACTCGTGCTGCAAGAGCTCACTATCGTCATCTGGGGTCCCATTGGCGATAACGTGCCGGTGCCTGACATCCTGAACGGCGTGGTGATCTGGGGCAGTTTCATCTACCCGAAATACCGCTTGTTCGTGATCGGCTTTACAGCGGTTCTCGCGCTGCTCCTTTGGTGGCTGCTCGAAGGAACCCGCCTGGGAAGCGCGGTACGTGCAGGCAGCGAATCTACAGAGATGGTGGCGCTGCTCGGCATCAACGTGTTGCGAGTATTCAGCCTCGTGTTTGCACTCGGTGCGGGGACAGCCGCGCTTGCCGGCGTGCTTGCCGCCCCGATTCGCGGGGTCGATCCGTTCATGGGCATCGAAGCGCTGAGCGTCGCGTTCGTGGTGGTCGTGATCGGCGGGATGGGGAATTTCCTTGGTGCGCTGGTAGGTGGCTTGCTGGTTGGAATCGTTCAGAGCGTCATGAGCACGTTGTGGCCCGAAGGCGCGCGTCTGATGATCTATGTCGCCATGGCGGCCGTCCTTTTACTGCGCCCGAACGGGCTGCTTGGCAGGGCCACGTGA
- a CDS encoding ABC transporter substrate-binding protein — translation MNRRNVLKLAALSAVPGALQTLATRSAFAQSGPIQFACPVPMSGPFAANGKYADLGMKLAIEQYGKVLGQPLAYTVLDTEGKPATAVRRVQEIAQQKNARFFAGGILSSESLAMGKEVEKAGGIFITTAGADEITGKDCNSATFRWSVPTFGAIEQTVRPLIQTLPKAKRWYTITPQYVFGDGLLSAAKAIFQEKGIEHVGNSYHSLNEKEFSGYLTNAVAAKPDVLLILNFGSQSSDTLRQAVSFGMKNNCTILMAWASGLEQFEALGPDLCEGVYFGAQYWHSIDSPLNADLVKRANDAFKANPNYSLAGSYICTKILLDGIVKAGTADPKKVIAALEGMKYAGLTGAEEIRKGDHQVLKNYYLLKGKAKAKMKNKDDYADIVSSGQSFLPLDKTQCKMA, via the coding sequence TTGAATCGCCGGAATGTCTTGAAGCTGGCCGCGCTGTCGGCTGTTCCCGGGGCCTTGCAAACCCTCGCCACGCGTAGCGCCTTTGCGCAAAGCGGTCCCATTCAGTTCGCCTGTCCCGTTCCCATGTCGGGCCCGTTCGCCGCGAACGGCAAGTACGCCGACCTGGGCATGAAGCTCGCCATCGAGCAGTACGGAAAGGTGCTTGGCCAGCCGCTGGCTTATACGGTCCTCGATACCGAAGGCAAGCCCGCCACGGCTGTGCGCCGTGTGCAGGAAATCGCGCAGCAAAAGAATGCGCGCTTTTTCGCGGGCGGCATCCTGTCATCCGAATCGCTTGCCATGGGCAAGGAAGTCGAGAAGGCAGGCGGCATTTTCATCACGACCGCCGGCGCCGATGAAATCACCGGCAAGGACTGCAACAGCGCAACGTTCCGCTGGTCCGTGCCCACCTTCGGCGCGATCGAGCAGACCGTGCGCCCGTTGATCCAGACGCTGCCGAAAGCGAAGCGCTGGTACACCATCACGCCGCAATATGTTTTCGGCGATGGTTTGTTGTCGGCTGCAAAAGCGATCTTCCAGGAGAAGGGTATCGAGCATGTGGGTAACAGCTACCACTCGCTCAATGAAAAGGAATTCAGCGGCTATCTGACCAATGCAGTCGCGGCGAAGCCGGACGTGCTGCTGATCCTGAATTTCGGCTCGCAATCCTCCGATACCTTGCGCCAGGCTGTCAGCTTCGGCATGAAGAACAACTGCACGATCCTGATGGCGTGGGCCTCGGGCCTGGAGCAATTCGAGGCGCTGGGTCCGGATCTTTGCGAGGGTGTGTATTTCGGTGCGCAATACTGGCATTCGATCGATTCGCCGCTCAACGCCGATCTCGTGAAGCGCGCGAACGACGCGTTCAAGGCGAACCCGAACTACAGTCTGGCGGGCTCGTACATCTGTACGAAGATCCTGCTGGACGGCATTGTCAAAGCGGGCACGGCTGATCCGAAGAAGGTCATCGCGGCGCTCGAGGGCATGAAGTATGCAGGCCTGACTGGCGCTGAGGAGATCCGCAAGGGCGACCACCAGGTGCTGAAAAACTACTACTTGCTCAAGGGAAAAGCGAAGGCGAAGATGAAGAACAAGGACGATTACGCGGACATCGTGAGTTCGGGCCAGTCGTTCCTGCCGCTCGATAAAACCCAGTGCAAGATGGCTTGA
- a CDS encoding FadR/GntR family transcriptional regulator: MERGKAGATIDIRQQKRPDLVAEEIKRLITERDLKPGDKLPREVELQQMFSVSKSTIREALKSLEVQGLIKVTTGPGGGGTIIEVPLDRTLQLLQNYLFFKDVSIDDIYTVRKLLEPELAAGAVAHLTEADFTALDDSIACCDTPSAHQDGDIVKRRQEDVNFHDILAAANPNPFLRFSCELINEMIRQLIEFRNDTPAAELERFGQANVKIHKAITKAARERDADKVRELMVVHMTEAPRYVKRMKGKLRGRLILDAEIRKRVKAQPET; this comes from the coding sequence ATGGAGCGAGGAAAAGCAGGTGCCACGATCGACATCAGGCAGCAGAAGCGCCCGGATCTGGTTGCCGAGGAAATCAAGCGGCTCATCACTGAACGGGATCTGAAACCCGGCGACAAGCTGCCGCGGGAAGTGGAATTGCAGCAGATGTTCTCGGTAAGTAAAAGCACCATCCGCGAGGCGTTGAAGTCGCTCGAGGTGCAGGGTTTGATCAAGGTGACGACCGGCCCGGGCGGCGGCGGAACCATTATTGAAGTGCCGCTGGATCGCACCCTGCAATTGCTGCAGAACTACCTGTTTTTCAAGGATGTCAGCATCGACGACATTTATACCGTGCGCAAATTGCTCGAGCCCGAACTTGCCGCCGGCGCCGTCGCGCATCTCACCGAGGCAGACTTTACAGCGCTCGATGACAGCATTGCCTGCTGTGACACGCCGTCCGCGCATCAGGATGGCGATATCGTCAAGCGCCGGCAGGAGGACGTGAATTTCCACGATATCCTCGCGGCCGCCAATCCAAATCCTTTCCTGCGTTTTAGCTGCGAACTGATCAACGAAATGATCCGGCAACTGATCGAATTCCGTAACGACACGCCGGCCGCCGAACTTGAACGCTTCGGTCAGGCCAATGTGAAAATCCACAAGGCGATCACGAAGGCCGCGCGCGAACGCGACGCCGATAAAGTCCGCGAACTCATGGTCGTTCACATGACCGAGGCGCCGCGTTACGTGAAGCGCATGAAGGGCAAGCTGCGCGGCAGGCTGATCCTCGACGCCGAGATTCGCAAGCGCGTGAAAGCTCAGCCGGAGACTTGA
- a CDS encoding DUF72 domain-containing protein yields MATRKTAAKTPAAKKTAPVKTAKTAKPAKDGGVIRVGIGGWTFEPWRGLFYPKDLVQKRELEYASGKLTSIEINGTFYGSQKPSTFAKWRDETPDDFVFSLKAPRFSTNRRVLSEAGESVERFLASGVLELQDKLGPINWQFATTKQFDPEDFEGFLKLLPAKVEGHPIRHAVEVRHESFRDEAFVALARKYGVAIVMSGDSDYPQIADVTAPFVYARIMGTTEGEAQGYDSAALDLWTKRARDWAQGATPKGLESVAKAAPKDTPRDVYLYVISGFKAHNPAAAMALLERLKSK; encoded by the coding sequence ATGGCGACGCGAAAGACAGCGGCGAAAACGCCGGCGGCGAAAAAGACCGCACCGGTAAAAACCGCAAAAACAGCAAAGCCTGCGAAGGATGGCGGGGTCATTCGCGTCGGTATCGGGGGATGGACATTTGAACCTTGGCGCGGCCTCTTCTATCCGAAAGACCTCGTGCAAAAGCGCGAACTCGAATACGCGAGCGGGAAGCTGACGTCCATCGAAATCAACGGCACCTTCTACGGCTCGCAGAAACCTTCGACATTCGCCAAGTGGCGAGACGAGACGCCTGACGATTTTGTGTTCTCGCTCAAGGCGCCGCGCTTTTCGACAAACCGGCGCGTGCTCTCGGAAGCCGGCGAATCGGTCGAGCGTTTTCTTGCGAGCGGCGTGCTCGAACTGCAGGACAAGCTCGGCCCGATCAACTGGCAGTTCGCTACAACCAAACAATTCGACCCGGAAGACTTCGAGGGTTTTCTCAAGCTTTTGCCCGCCAAAGTCGAAGGCCATCCGATCCGTCACGCGGTCGAGGTACGGCACGAAAGTTTTCGCGACGAAGCGTTCGTCGCGCTCGCACGCAAATACGGGGTGGCGATCGTGATGTCGGGAGATTCGGATTACCCCCAGATCGCCGATGTCACCGCGCCCTTCGTCTATGCGCGGATCATGGGGACGACCGAAGGTGAGGCGCAAGGTTATGACAGCGCCGCTCTGGATTTGTGGACCAAGCGGGCGCGCGATTGGGCACAGGGTGCGACGCCGAAGGGACTCGAAAGTGTCGCGAAAGCCGCGCCGAAAGATACCCCGCGCGATGTCTATCTCTATGTGATCAGCGGCTTCAAGGCGCATAACCCGGCGGCGGCCATGGCGCTGCTCGAACGGCTGAAGAGCAAATAG
- the pqqA gene encoding pyrroloquinoline quinone precursor peptide PqqA, producing MKWTTPSYTDMRFGFEITMYIATR from the coding sequence ATGAAATGGACGACCCCGAGCTACACCGATATGCGTTTTGGTTTCGAAATCACGATGTATATCGCAACGCGTTAA
- the pqqB gene encoding pyrroloquinoline quinone biosynthesis protein PqqB yields the protein MKIKVLGSSAGGGFPQWNCNCRNCAGVRSGTLDAKRRTQSSIIVSSTGDDWLLVNASPDLLAQIAAHPELQPARRPRDSGIAAVITMDAQIDHVTGLLMLRERDTPLPLYVTDAVLQDLSTGLPVVSILAHYCGVERHAVPLDGGSFSIPALPGIRIEALPLSSKAPPYSPHRAAPQRGDNIGLTFINEATGKRAFYAPGLGALEPHVLEAMNGADLLLVDGTLWTPDEMIELGLSKKTAADMGHLAQTGPGGMIEVLDSIERTGVRKVLIHINNTNPILIEDGPERQRLAEHGIEVAFDGMAFDL from the coding sequence ATGAAAATCAAAGTGCTGGGTTCATCGGCGGGAGGCGGGTTTCCGCAATGGAACTGTAATTGCCGCAATTGCGCCGGCGTGCGTAGCGGTACGCTCGATGCAAAGCGGCGCACGCAGTCGTCGATCATTGTGAGTTCAACCGGCGACGACTGGCTGCTCGTCAATGCATCGCCGGATCTGCTCGCACAGATCGCGGCCCATCCGGAGTTGCAGCCGGCGCGCCGCCCGCGCGACAGCGGCATTGCGGCGGTCATCACCATGGACGCGCAGATCGATCATGTCACCGGTCTCCTGATGCTGCGCGAACGCGATACCCCGTTGCCCCTCTATGTCACCGACGCCGTGCTGCAAGACCTGAGCACGGGCTTGCCGGTTGTATCGATACTCGCGCATTACTGCGGCGTCGAACGCCACGCGGTCCCGCTCGATGGCGGGTCGTTCAGCATTCCCGCATTACCCGGAATCCGCATTGAAGCATTGCCGTTGTCGAGCAAGGCGCCGCCCTATTCGCCGCATCGCGCGGCGCCCCAACGTGGTGACAACATCGGGCTGACGTTCATCAACGAGGCGACTGGCAAGCGCGCGTTCTACGCGCCCGGGCTCGGCGCGCTCGAACCCCACGTACTCGAAGCAATGAACGGCGCGGACCTGTTGCTGGTCGACGGCACCCTCTGGACGCCGGACGAAATGATCGAACTCGGCCTGTCGAAGAAGACCGCCGCCGACATGGGCCATCTTGCGCAAACGGGGCCGGGCGGCATGATCGAGGTGCTTGATTCGATCGAACGTACGGGCGTGCGCAAGGTCCTCATTCACATCAATAACACGAATCCCATCCTGATCGAAGACGGTCCCGAACGGCAGCGGCTCGCCGAACACGGCATCGAAGTCGCCTTCGACGGAATGGCATTCGATCTCTGA
- the pqqC gene encoding pyrroloquinoline-quinone synthase PqqC, whose translation MNGPNHADTQDAGKTAWTREEFEAQLRAKGTAYHIHHPFNVKMNEGGCSREQIRGWVANRFYYQINIPLKDAAVMSNCPDRETRRRWVLRILDHDGYGDDEGGIETWARLGDAVGLTRDELWSLEHVAPGVKFAVDAYVNFARRAPWQEAVCSSLTEIFAPQIHKDRLATWPTCYPWIEADGLTYFRSRISLAQRDVEHGLQVTLDYFRTREQQERALEILQFKLDILWSMLDAIEKAFPQ comes from the coding sequence GTGAACGGCCCGAATCACGCAGATACGCAAGACGCCGGCAAAACTGCCTGGACCCGCGAAGAATTCGAGGCGCAACTTCGCGCGAAGGGCACGGCGTACCACATTCATCATCCGTTCAACGTGAAGATGAACGAAGGTGGTTGCTCGCGCGAACAGATTCGCGGCTGGGTGGCGAACCGGTTTTATTACCAGATCAACATCCCGCTGAAGGACGCGGCGGTCATGTCGAACTGTCCCGATCGGGAAACGCGGCGGCGCTGGGTGCTGCGCATTCTCGATCACGACGGTTACGGGGATGACGAAGGCGGCATAGAAACATGGGCACGCCTGGGCGACGCAGTCGGCCTCACGCGCGACGAACTCTGGTCGCTGGAACATGTGGCGCCCGGCGTGAAATTCGCCGTCGATGCCTACGTCAACTTCGCGCGCCGTGCGCCGTGGCAAGAAGCGGTGTGTTCATCGCTGACGGAAATTTTTGCGCCGCAGATCCACAAGGACCGGCTTGCGACATGGCCCACGTGTTATCCGTGGATCGAAGCCGACGGCCTTACGTATTTCCGCTCGCGCATCTCGCTTGCACAGCGCGACGTCGAGCACGGCCTGCAAGTCACGCTAGACTACTTCAGGACACGCGAGCAGCAGGAACGCGCGCTCGAAATCCTGCAATTCAAGCTCGACATCTTGTGGTCGATGCTCGACGCCATCGAAAAGGCCTTTCCGCAATGA
- the pqqD gene encoding pyrroloquinoline quinone biosynthesis peptide chaperone PqqD has product MTSPAPMLKLKGIFRLQWEPAQDAHVLLYPEGMVKLNQSAGEILKRCDGTRDIDMLIADLEQAFNTQDLGGEVRLFIAEAERRGWLEEAT; this is encoded by the coding sequence ATGACATCGCCAGCGCCAATGCTCAAGCTCAAGGGGATCTTCCGGCTGCAGTGGGAACCGGCGCAGGACGCGCACGTGCTGCTCTATCCTGAAGGCATGGTCAAGCTCAATCAGAGCGCCGGCGAGATCCTGAAGCGCTGCGACGGCACGCGCGATATCGACATGCTGATCGCCGACCTGGAGCAAGCGTTCAATACTCAGGATCTCGGCGGCGAAGTGAGATTGTTCATTGCCGAAGCCGAGCGTCGTGGATGGCTGGAGGAAGCGACATGA
- the pqqE gene encoding pyrroloquinoline quinone biosynthesis protein PqqE, translating into MTASVIAPPLWLLAELTYRCPLHCAFCYNPVNYTDHSTELTTDQWIGVLREARALGAAQLGFSGGEPLLRDDLEVLVREGRQLGFYTNLITSGIGLTDKRLDALKDAGLDHIQLSFQDSTQELNDFLSSTRTFDLKNRVAKSIKAHGFPMVLNCVLHRYNLPHVDKIIDMALAMGAEYLELANTQYYGWAHANRAQLMPTAEQLKEAEAVVERYREKIGHRCKIYFVVPDYFETRPKKCMNGWGSVFLGVAPDGAALPCHTARSLPGLTFPNVKDTSVREIWYESDAFNRFRGFDWMKEPCRSCEEKTIDAGGCRCQAYLLTGDPANADPVCDKSPDHETVINVVRQAAVHREPEEHPIIFRNDSNSRRLRSTV; encoded by the coding sequence ATGACCGCAAGCGTCATTGCCCCGCCGCTGTGGCTGCTCGCGGAACTGACCTATCGATGCCCGTTGCATTGCGCGTTCTGCTACAACCCCGTCAACTACACGGACCACAGCACTGAACTCACGACCGACCAGTGGATCGGCGTGCTGCGTGAAGCGCGTGCGCTCGGCGCGGCACAACTCGGCTTCTCCGGGGGCGAACCGCTGTTGCGCGATGACCTCGAAGTGCTCGTGCGCGAAGGACGGCAACTGGGTTTCTATACGAACCTGATCACATCGGGTATCGGATTGACGGACAAGCGTCTCGACGCATTGAAGGACGCCGGCCTCGATCACATCCAGTTATCGTTCCAGGATTCCACGCAGGAGCTCAACGACTTTCTCAGCAGCACGCGCACGTTCGACCTGAAGAACCGTGTTGCAAAGTCGATCAAGGCGCATGGTTTCCCGATGGTGCTGAATTGCGTGCTCCATCGATACAACCTGCCGCACGTGGACAAGATCATCGACATGGCGCTCGCAATGGGCGCGGAATATCTGGAGCTCGCGAACACTCAATACTATGGCTGGGCGCATGCGAATCGCGCGCAACTGATGCCTACAGCCGAGCAACTAAAAGAAGCCGAAGCGGTGGTCGAGCGGTATCGGGAGAAGATCGGACATCGCTGCAAGATCTACTTCGTCGTGCCCGACTACTTCGAGACGCGGCCGAAGAAATGCATGAACGGCTGGGGTTCGGTATTCCTCGGCGTGGCGCCCGATGGGGCCGCCTTGCCGTGTCACACCGCGCGTTCGCTTCCGGGCCTGACGTTCCCGAACGTCAAGGACACGTCCGTTCGCGAGATCTGGTACGAAAGCGATGCGTTCAACCGCTTTCGCGGCTTCGACTGGATGAAGGAGCCATGCCGAAGCTGCGAAGAGAAAACGATCGATGCAGGCGGTTGCCGCTGCCAGGCCTATTTACTCACGGGCGACCCGGCCAACGCGGACCCGGTCTGCGATAAATCACCCGATCACGAAACGGTGATCAACGTGGTGCGCCAGGCTGCGGTACACCGCGAACCTGAAGAACATCCGATCATTTTCCGCAACGACAGCAACTCGCGCCGGCTGCGCTCGACCGTCTGA
- the mntP gene encoding manganese efflux pump MntP, whose product MNIASTILLAFAMSTDAFAAAVGKGATLRRPRMREALRTGLIFGVIEAITPLVGWALGKAAAPYVMSWDHWIAFGLLLVLGLRMIRSGFSTPTPEAEKPVRHGFWLLAATGLATSIDAMAVGAGLAFIDVNIFSTAATIGLATLIMVTIGVMVGRFLGRAVGQRAEVAGGLILVAIGSVILAEHLGYVS is encoded by the coding sequence ATGAATATCGCTTCCACCATCCTGCTCGCCTTCGCCATGTCGACGGACGCCTTCGCCGCCGCTGTCGGCAAAGGCGCGACGTTGCGCCGTCCGCGTATGCGCGAGGCGCTGCGAACCGGCCTGATCTTTGGCGTCATCGAGGCGATCACGCCGCTCGTCGGCTGGGCGCTCGGCAAGGCCGCGGCCCCGTACGTCATGTCGTGGGATCACTGGATTGCCTTCGGGCTCTTGCTCGTGCTCGGGTTGCGCATGATTCGCTCTGGCTTCAGCACGCCCACGCCCGAGGCCGAAAAACCCGTGCGCCACGGTTTCTGGCTGCTCGCCGCGACGGGCTTGGCAACGAGCATCGATGCCATGGCGGTGGGCGCGGGACTCGCTTTTATCGATGTGAATATTTTCTCTACGGCTGCGACCATCGGACTTGCGACGCTGATCATGGTGACCATCGGCGTGATGGTGGGCCGCTTTTTGGGCCGCGCGGTCGGGCAGCGCGCGGAAGTGGCGGGCGGCTTGATCCTGGTCGCCATCGGCTCGGTGATTCTGGCCGAGCACCTCGGATATGTGAGCTGA
- a CDS encoding sensor domain-containing diguanylate cyclase, producing the protein MANSLSRYPLLAGIAGTAVAVVMAGLSIATLYQGREEALSHARETSANLVSIIGGDIARNVEIYDLSLRAVVDGAQDASIMVLPLNLRRRILFDRATTAAYIGGSYVIDARGRVIIKENPTATPPETFAEREYFLAHRNNPSVGLFFSHPYLTHANGAAIGMSRRINAPDGSFAGIALLTVNLQYFRSLLDKIEVGPKGSIFIVQDDGALIVRKPFLGEDIDRNVAGSATFARMRHSSSGSYVAKSPVDGVERIFTFAHVPGTPFIVGVAPAQEDVLETWRARSTVVGVLTLLFGLSFIALSWLLTLSLRERARAQEELVRLAGTDALTGLPNRRAFDERMDEEWRRARRSNTAVSVLFIDVDYFKAYNDNYGHALGDDALAAVAECIALSVRRPGDIPARYGGEEFVVLLPDTQIDGALHLAETIRARIRTRSIAHRGSLIGRLTVSIGCATAAPPGLGGAYGLLSDADQQLYEAKAAGRDCVRPMTLASVEIAQS; encoded by the coding sequence ATGGCAAATTCCCTGTCACGCTATCCGCTCCTTGCCGGGATTGCCGGAACTGCCGTTGCGGTCGTCATGGCAGGCTTGTCGATCGCCACGTTGTACCAGGGCCGCGAAGAAGCACTGAGCCACGCCCGGGAGACGTCGGCCAATCTGGTGTCGATCATTGGCGGCGATATTGCCCGCAACGTCGAAATCTACGATCTGTCGCTTCGCGCCGTGGTCGATGGCGCGCAGGACGCGAGCATCATGGTGCTTCCGCTCAATCTGCGCCGCCGGATTCTATTCGACCGCGCGACCACGGCGGCATACATAGGCGGCAGCTACGTAATCGATGCCCGCGGCCGCGTCATCATAAAAGAAAACCCCACGGCCACGCCGCCCGAAACCTTCGCCGAGCGCGAATATTTCCTTGCCCATCGAAACAACCCATCGGTCGGCCTGTTTTTCTCGCATCCCTACTTGACCCATGCAAACGGCGCGGCGATCGGCATGAGCCGGCGTATCAATGCGCCGGACGGATCGTTTGCCGGCATCGCGTTGCTGACCGTGAACCTCCAGTATTTCCGTTCGCTCCTGGACAAGATCGAAGTCGGCCCGAAGGGATCGATTTTTATCGTTCAGGACGATGGCGCGTTGATCGTACGAAAGCCCTTCCTCGGCGAGGATATCGATCGCAACGTCGCCGGCTCAGCCACGTTCGCCCGCATGAGGCATTCGAGCTCGGGGTCATACGTGGCGAAATCGCCTGTTGATGGGGTCGAGCGCATCTTCACGTTCGCGCACGTGCCGGGCACGCCGTTTATCGTGGGCGTGGCGCCCGCGCAGGAAGATGTGCTCGAAACGTGGCGCGCGCGCAGCACCGTGGTCGGCGTGCTGACGCTGCTGTTCGGGCTGAGTTTTATCGCGCTGTCGTGGCTTTTGACGCTGTCGTTACGGGAACGGGCGCGCGCGCAGGAAGAGCTCGTGCGGCTCGCGGGCACCGACGCGCTGACCGGCCTGCCCAACCGGCGCGCCTTCGACGAGCGCATGGACGAGGAATGGCGGCGCGCACGACGCAGCAACACGGCGGTATCGGTGTTGTTCATCGACGTGGATTACTTCAAGGCCTACAACGACAACTACGGCCACGCTCTCGGCGACGACGCGCTGGCGGCGGTCGCGGAATGCATCGCGCTGTCGGTGCGTCGGCCCGGCGACATTCCCGCGCGGTACGGCGGCGAAGAGTTCGTCGTCCTTCTCCCCGATACCCAGATCGACGGCGCGCTTCATCTGGCCGAGACGATCCGTGCGCGCATCAGGACGCGTTCGATCGCGCATCGGGGGAGCCTGATCGGGCGGCTGACGGTGAGCATCGGCTGCGCCACGGCCGCGCCGCCGGGGCTCGGCGGCGCTTACGGCCTGCTGAGCGACGCGGATCAACAGCTCTACGAAGCCAAGGCCGCGGGCCGCGATTGCGTCCGCCCGATGACGCTCGCGAGCGTCGAAATCGCGCAGTCGTGA
- a CDS encoding transglycosylase SLT domain-containing protein — translation MSRLLFLLTLTFSLSLGAMHDATAQERPLETTAAVMDQKLAASEADADAQAKHQVSRLISQKFGVARAKAEQISAAVMSAASKYSLPPTLLLAIISIESRFKENARGANGATGLMQVVPSAHKKLVRNIDLTEADANIEAGSAILHGYVQSARGDVDAALKSYGGSKAYAEKVGLQVKKISSQFDAEPAGAQAGY, via the coding sequence ATGAGCCGACTACTCTTCCTGCTGACGCTGACCTTCAGTTTGTCGCTCGGCGCGATGCACGACGCCACGGCTCAGGAACGCCCCTTGGAGACGACCGCAGCGGTCATGGATCAGAAACTCGCCGCAAGCGAAGCCGATGCCGACGCCCAGGCAAAGCACCAGGTTTCCCGTCTCATCTCGCAGAAATTCGGTGTTGCGCGTGCAAAGGCCGAGCAGATTTCGGCGGCGGTGATGTCGGCGGCATCGAAATATTCACTTCCCCCCACGCTTTTACTCGCGATCATCTCGATCGAATCCCGCTTCAAGGAAAACGCGCGCGGCGCGAATGGCGCAACCGGATTGATGCAGGTCGTGCCGTCTGCGCACAAGAAACTGGTGCGCAATATCGACCTGACGGAAGCCGATGCCAACATTGAAGCCGGGTCCGCAATTCTGCATGGTTACGTGCAGTCGGCACGCGGTGACGTGGATGCCGCGCTGAAAAGCTACGGCGGATCGAAAGCGTACGCCGAAAAAGTTGGTCTTCAGGTCAAAAAGATCTCGTCCCAGTTCGATGCCGAGCCCGCTGGCGCTCAGGCGGGATATTGA